Proteins encoded together in one bacterium window:
- a CDS encoding LptE family protein — protein sequence MRKNLSLVFLFLISCCGYSTSSLLPSYLKTIYISQIENKTLQPLLAERLFDELVSGFTQSGRLRVSPDASADLVLKIEITAYKKTASVFDASRNVLKWNYSINYTADCKDMIKNSNLWGGGYSVNKDYEAGLDEQEALNRLLKLVREDIIRNTLIAW from the coding sequence ATGCGGAAAAATCTCTCGCTCGTATTCCTTTTTCTCATCTCATGCTGCGGCTATTCAACAAGTTCGCTTCTTCCTTCTTATTTGAAAACGATTTATATATCTCAAATCGAAAACAAAACCCTTCAGCCCCTTCTCGCGGAGAGGCTTTTTGACGAACTGGTTTCCGGATTTACCCAAAGCGGCAGGCTGAGAGTGTCTCCTGACGCTTCCGCTGATTTGGTTTTGAAGATCGAGATAACTGCATACAAAAAAACCGCTTCGGTTTTTGACGCTTCGAGAAACGTCCTGAAATGGAATTACAGCATTAACTACACTGCAGATTGCAAGGACATGATTAAAAACAGCAACCTTTGGGGCGGTGGATATTCGGTTAACAAAGATTACGAAGCCGGTCTTGACGAACAGGAAGCTCTGAATCGGCTGCTCAAACTTGTTCGCGAGGACATA
- a CDS encoding GNAT family N-acetyltransferase has product MVLREAIPQDRDGILKIATHTWEGWDYVPLFIDTWLAEKGLFVAEAGKKIVGITKTTELSKGELWFEAIRVAEEERGKGLGMEIAKRQLEMALATHPRSIRLSTADRNKASISISKSLGFVERVLFQFYEDYGSPGVPLREDLNIVTLRGEQMIKKAWCIIQESEEYHLSKKLLPHTWEFYDFTEELFSRLAQEGFVFSTEDTGGVLVLLKNRYSSLNYEVAFLEGSEESVSELSVFAQRRFEQKASDDYMDAFAVSERKKGILERFGMKRSKDIEKVIVFEYPLPAFR; this is encoded by the coding sequence GGACAGGGACGGCATCCTTAAAATCGCCACCCACACGTGGGAAGGATGGGACTACGTCCCCCTTTTCATCGATACCTGGCTTGCTGAGAAGGGGCTGTTCGTAGCCGAGGCGGGAAAAAAAATCGTCGGCATTACCAAGACAACCGAGCTTTCTAAAGGAGAACTATGGTTCGAGGCTATAAGGGTCGCAGAGGAGGAGAGGGGGAAAGGTCTGGGCATGGAGATAGCGAAGCGCCAGCTCGAGATGGCTCTTGCCACTCATCCACGGAGCATAAGGCTCTCAACTGCAGACAGGAATAAAGCCAGCATCTCCATCAGCAAGTCTTTGGGCTTCGTGGAGCGTGTTTTGTTTCAATTCTATGAGGACTACGGGAGTCCCGGAGTTCCTTTGAGGGAAGATTTGAATATCGTAACTCTCCGAGGTGAACAAATGATCAAGAAAGCATGGTGCATCATCCAGGAAAGCGAAGAGTACCATCTTTCTAAAAAGCTTCTTCCTCACACCTGGGAGTTCTATGACTTTACGGAAGAGCTCTTCAGCCGATTGGCGCAAGAAGGGTTCGTCTTTTCAACGGAAGACACAGGGGGTGTACTAGTTCTCTTAAAGAACAGGTATTCGTCCCTCAATTATGAAGTAGCGTTTCTCGAGGGTTCTGAGGAGTCGGTTTCTGAACTCTCGGTTTTTGCACAAAGACGTTTTGAACAAAAAGCCAGCGATGATTACATGGACGCTTTTGCGGTTTCAGAGCGCAAGAAGGGAATACTCGAGAGATTTGGTATGAAAAGAAGCAAGGACATCGAAAAGGTGATTGTTTTCGAGTATCCATTGCCTGCGTTTCGCTAA